One part of the Oncorhynchus kisutch isolate 150728-3 linkage group LG22, Okis_V2, whole genome shotgun sequence genome encodes these proteins:
- the LOC109867045 gene encoding cytosolic carboxypeptidase 2 yields MYPLYNRQYEGDHNEMRDNIHRRICHSSFSYSSFDDEEELEGEEQVKAPAEEECSHKSEDVSRVSPLPRTTQVVFEIQSGRAVPRLREPRHLYGVSGHVSQTLPRWPHEWEVIPGEIQHIEWAPPFPEPLCAQMNTSEWLRPESEEEGTVVYDTQRNKDNYFLGSRVGGRRSSLTAAAVSLSGPDDITLLFEGRFESGNLLKATRVGEFDYELSLRTDLYTEKHTQWFYFRVRNTRAGVRYRFTITNLLKVTSLYEEGQLPLLYSEEEARIQGVGWHRVGQQVSYQRNGRHHADQPCYSLSWTFCFPYDQDTCYLAHCFPYTYSNLWAHLSEIERDPHRSRFCKVRTLCRSLAGNLVPVLTVTNPSHREDRIHKPAVVLTARIHPGETNSSWVMRGILNFLLGDSPDAALLRDAFVFKLVPMLNPDGVIVGNYRCSLTGRDLNRNYKSILRDSFPTVWATHTMVQRLCEERKVLLYCDLHGHSRKHNVFTYGCENPRPADRHPHERVFPLMLSKNCPDMFSFGSCKFKVQRSKEGTGRVSLWRLGVLNSFTLETSFCGSNIGKRKGTHFSTQDLEMLGAQFCDTLLDYCDPDRTKYSACLRELQEIMRQEAGLPIDNKPTDTSLTDHEASTSGSNSSQTDGPPAHLQAFNKMTSRKKLKSKKERNRSPLVRAREREENGDNGVKKTLKKSKYVLKPSEYLQHLMADYVRSRMQLTLNGYDWGPCQCPQVTHLPHSQLPRDNRDGERLPGLTNLPVGDKSIRRLSPVQWRGPTSYTAPSSLQLPSNRFPLLPPVREFVSEPEELPSMSAGMEWLFLRPPCPIFTHLGTDSVSGACFQSTKRGRGKYLKK; encoded by the exons ATGTATCCTCTCTACAACAGGCAATATGAGG GGGATCACAATGAGATGAGGGACAACATTCATAGAAGAATATGTCACAGTTCTTTCAGCTACTCATCTTTTGATGATGAAGAGGAGTTGGAGGGTGAAGAACAGGTGAAGGCACCTGCGGAGGAGGAGTGTTCCCACAAGAGTGAAG ATGTGTCACGTGTTTCTCCACTacccagaaccacacaggtggTATTTGAGATCCAGTCGGGAAGGGCTGTGCCTCGCCTCAGGGAGCCCCGACACCTGTACGGTGTGTCTGGACATGTGTCCCAAACACTGCCGCGCTGGCCCCACGAGTGGGAGGTCATCCCGGGGGAAATTCAGCATATTG AGTGGGCTCCTCCCTTCCCAGAGCCGCTGTGTGCTCAGATGAACACCAGCGAGTGGCTGAGACCAGAGTCTGAAGAGGAAGGCACCGTTGTGTATGACACACAGAGAA ATAAAGATAACTACTTCCTCGGTTCTCGTGTGGGGGGCCGTCGCTCCTCCCTGACCGCtgctgctgtgtctctctctggccCCGATGACATCACTCTGCTGTTCGAGGGACGCTTTGAGAGTGGCAACCTGCTGAAAGCGACCAGGGT TGGTGAATTTGATTATGAGCTCTCCCTGCGGACAGACCTGTACACAGAGAAGCACACTCAGTGGTTCTACTTCCGGGTGAGGAACACGAGGGCGGGGGTTCGTTACCGCTTCACCATCACCAACCTGCTGAAG GTGACCAGTCTGTATGAAGAGGGGCAGCTGCCTCTGCTCTACTCTGAGGAGGAGGCCCGGATCCAGGGGGTGGGCTGGCACCGCGTGGGCCAACAGGTCTCCTACCAACGTAACGGGCGGCACCACGCCGACCAGCCCTGCTACTCCCTCTCCTGGACCTTTTGCTTCCCTTATGACCAG GACACCTGTTACCTGGCCCACTGCTTCCCTTACACCTACTCCAACCTGTGGGCCCACCTGTCCGAGATCGAGCGGGACCCCCACCGCTCGCGGTTCTGTAAGGTGCGGACTCTGTGCCGGTCGCTGGCGGGTAACCTGGTTCCGGTGCTGACGGTGACCAACCCATCCCACCGTGAGGACAGGATTCACAAGCCTGCTGTGGTGCTGACCGCCCGGATACACCCTGGGGAGACCAACAG CTCCTGGGTGATGAGGGGTATCCTGAACTTCCTGCTGGGAGACTCTCCGGATGCGGCGCTACTCCGAGATGCCTTCGTCTTCAAGCTGGTGCCCATGCTGAACCCGGACGGGGTTATAGTAGGAAACTACCGCTGCTCGTTGACCGGACGTGACCTCAACCGCAACTACAAGTCCATCCTCAGAGACTCCTTCCCTACCGTGTGGGCCACACACACCATGGTCCAGAG ACTGTGTGAGGAGCGTAAGGTGCTGCTGTACTGTGATCTCCATGGACACAGCCGTAAACACAACGTCTTCACCTACGGCTGTGAGAACCCCCGGCCCGCTGACAGACACCCTCACGAACGAGTCTTCCCTCTGATGCTCAGCAAGAATTGCCCTGACATG TTCTCGTTCGGGAGCTGTAAGTTCAAGGTACAGCGCAGTAAGGAGGGAACAGGCAGAGTGTCTCTGTGGAGGCTGGGGGTCCTCAACTCCTTCACCCTGGAGACATCGTTCTGTGGCTCCAACATCG GTAAGAGGAAGGGGACCCATTTCAGCACTCAGGACCTAGAGATGTTGGGGGCTCAGTTCTGTGACACACTACTGGACTACTGTGACCCGGACCGGACAAAG TACAGCGCGTGTTTGAGAGAGCTACAGGAGATCATGAGACAGGAGGCAGGTTTGCCAATAGACAACAAGCCTACAGATACCTCACTGACCGACCACGAGGCCAGCACCAGTGGATCCAACAGCTCCCAGACGGATGGGCCTCCTGCTCACCTCCAGGCCTTCAACAAG ATGACGTCCCGTAAGAAGCTGAAGTCCAAGAAGGAGAGGAACAGATCTCCCCTGGtcagagccagggagagagaggaaaatggg GATAATGGTGTCAAAAAGACGTTGAAGAAAAGCAAATATGTATTGAAGCCT TCGGAGTACCTGCAGCACCTGATGGCTGATTATGTGAGGAGCAGGATGCAGTTGACCCTCAATG GCTACGACTGGGGTCCTTGCCAGTGCCCCCAGGTCACCCACCTGCCCCACTCACAGCTTCCCCGGGACAACAGAGACGGGGAGCGACTGCCCGGCCTGACTAATCTGCCTGTAGGAGACAAGTCCATCCGAAGGCTCTCCCCAGTCCAGT ggAGAGGACCCACATCCTACACCGCCCCATCCAGCCTGCAACTCCCATCCAACAG ATTCCCTCTACTGCCTCCTGTAAGGGAGTTTGTCTCTGAGCCTGAGGAGCTACCCAGCATGTCAGCAGGGATGGAATGGCTGTTTCTGAGACCACCCTGCCCCATATTCACCCACCTGGGGACCGACTCAGTCTCAGGAGCCTGTTTCCAAAG CAcaaaaagaggaagaggaaagtaCCTGAAGAAATGA